One Vallitalea pronyensis genomic region harbors:
- a CDS encoding TRAP transporter large permease → MALQAAILLFSIFLILLVIGVPISISIGISAIVTSFLVVPPEVALFTITQKMVNGISSFSLLAVPLFVLSGNIMNNGGIAKKLVNFAQVIGGRIPGSLAHTNVLGNMLFGSLSGSAVAACAAIGGTMAPLEKEEGYDPSFSAAVNIASSATGMLIPPSGVLILYSLVAGGVSISALFIAGYIPGILMGLAVMIVAYVKAKKNKYPVLPKVSFKEAMKVFLDAIPSLLLIVIVIGGIVFGAFTATEGAAVAVAYTFILSLIYRNLTLASMKQIVLKTAVTTGVIMFLVASSSAMSWVMAYTGIPQAISELILSVSSNKVVILLIMNMTLLVVGTFMDLTPAVLIFTPIFLPIATQLGLHPVHFGIVLVFNLCIGIMTPPVGSVLFVGCSVAGVPIEKVIKPLLAFFAALILVLMLLTYIPEISLVLPRLFDLI, encoded by the coding sequence ATGGCGTTGCAAGCTGCAATATTATTATTTAGTATATTTTTGATTTTATTAGTCATAGGCGTACCTATTTCAATTAGTATCGGAATTTCAGCAATCGTTACATCTTTTTTGGTAGTTCCGCCAGAAGTAGCTCTCTTCACAATAACTCAAAAAATGGTCAATGGTATAAGTAGTTTTTCATTGTTAGCAGTCCCTTTGTTCGTACTGTCAGGTAACATTATGAATAATGGTGGTATTGCGAAGAAGTTGGTTAATTTTGCCCAAGTAATAGGGGGAAGAATCCCAGGTTCTTTAGCCCATACCAATGTTCTTGGAAATATGTTATTTGGGTCTTTGTCAGGCTCGGCAGTTGCTGCATGTGCTGCCATTGGAGGAACTATGGCTCCCCTTGAAAAAGAAGAAGGGTATGACCCATCATTTTCAGCAGCCGTAAATATTGCATCTTCCGCAACAGGTATGCTTATTCCACCAAGTGGTGTTTTAATTCTTTACTCATTAGTAGCTGGCGGTGTTTCCATATCAGCTCTATTTATTGCAGGATATATTCCAGGTATATTAATGGGACTTGCAGTCATGATTGTGGCATATGTGAAAGCTAAGAAAAATAAATACCCCGTTTTACCAAAGGTATCTTTTAAAGAAGCAATGAAAGTATTTTTAGATGCCATACCTAGTTTGTTATTAATTGTTATTGTTATAGGTGGTATTGTTTTTGGTGCATTTACAGCCACAGAAGGGGCAGCAGTTGCTGTTGCATATACGTTTATTCTATCTTTAATATATAGAAATCTAACTCTTGCAAGTATGAAGCAGATCGTTTTAAAAACGGCTGTAACCACTGGCGTCATTATGTTTTTAGTAGCGTCTTCGTCTGCTATGTCTTGGGTTATGGCATACACAGGTATACCTCAAGCTATAAGTGAACTAATATTGTCAGTATCATCAAATAAGGTCGTTATTTTGTTGATTATGAACATGACTTTATTAGTCGTTGGAACATTTATGGATTTAACACCAGCGGTATTAATTTTTACACCTATTTTTCTACCAATAGCCACACAATTAGGTTTACATCCTGTTCATTTTGGAATAGTTTTAGTGTTTAATTTGTGTATAGGCATCATGACGCCTCCTGTTGGAAGCGTACTATTTGTGGGTTGTAGTGTAGCAGGTGTACCAATAGAAAAAGTAATAAAACCCCTATTAGCGTTCTTTGCAGCTCTAATATTGGTATTAATGTTACTGACTTATATACCTGAGATAAGTTTAGTATTACCACGATTATTTGATTTGATTTAG
- a CDS encoding TRAP transporter substrate-binding protein: protein MKKVLALLVIVSVLFTGLVACSNEGTKEKTVTLKLAHNLNEQHSVHLALSEFAKSVEDKTNGEVKVQIFPNGQLGGESEVLEQLKVGAVAMTKVSAAALTTYDEGYNAFTLPYVFVDEDHYFKSMDSDAVKTLYNDTKEKGFIGLTFYNSGARSFYTVDKPILKPEDLKGVKIRVMGFQSQTDMVKALGGTPVGLPYGEVYTSLQSGVINGAESNETALTNGKHGEVAKHFSYDEHTRIPDILVLSTKVWDDLTKEQQTAVKEAASESTTSHRTLWSEAIEEAKKDAEENLGVTFHEVDKAPFREAVAPMLEKYSNDMPKVKNLLDAFKGLE, encoded by the coding sequence ATGAAAAAAGTATTAGCATTATTAGTAATCGTATCAGTATTGTTTACGGGGTTGGTTGCATGTAGTAACGAAGGGACAAAAGAGAAGACAGTAACACTGAAGTTGGCCCATAATTTAAATGAGCAACACTCTGTTCATCTTGCTCTTAGTGAATTTGCAAAATCAGTTGAAGACAAGACAAATGGTGAAGTTAAAGTTCAAATATTCCCAAATGGTCAACTAGGGGGAGAATCAGAAGTATTAGAACAATTAAAAGTTGGGGCTGTTGCGATGACAAAAGTATCGGCGGCTGCATTAACGACCTATGATGAAGGTTATAACGCATTCACACTTCCGTATGTATTCGTTGATGAAGATCATTATTTCAAGTCTATGGATTCAGATGCTGTTAAAACACTTTATAATGACACGAAAGAAAAAGGGTTTATAGGATTAACTTTTTATAACTCTGGCGCACGTTCTTTCTATACAGTGGATAAACCGATTTTAAAGCCAGAAGATTTAAAAGGCGTTAAGATAAGAGTGATGGGATTCCAATCTCAAACAGATATGGTTAAAGCGTTAGGTGGAACGCCTGTTGGATTGCCATACGGAGAGGTTTATACATCTCTACAATCGGGTGTTATAAATGGAGCAGAAAGTAATGAAACCGCTTTAACAAATGGTAAGCATGGAGAAGTAGCAAAACACTTTAGTTATGATGAGCATACAAGAATACCAGATATTTTAGTGCTTAGTACAAAAGTTTGGGATGATTTAACTAAGGAGCAACAAACTGCTGTTAAAGAAGCTGCTAGTGAATCAACAACCTCTCATAGAACGTTATGGAGCGAAGCTATAGAGGAAGCAAAAAAAGATGCAGAAGAGAATTTAGGTGTTACATTCCACGAAGTTGATAAGGCACCATTTAGAGAAGCTGTAGCACCGATGTTAGAAAAATATAGTAATGACATGCCAAAAGTGAAAAATTTATTAGATGCTTTTAAAGGTTTAGAATAA
- a CDS encoding DUF898 family protein produces the protein MTDVAINVSVHNDGKSYFDGGLLQLIGWRILGALVTTFTLGICYPWALCMVYGWRINHTVIEGRRLKFTGSAVGLFGNWIKWLLLSIITLGIYGLWVGISLEKWKVKHTIFAN, from the coding sequence ATGACAGATGTAGCGATTAATGTAAGTGTACATAATGATGGTAAATCATACTTTGATGGTGGATTATTACAGCTAATTGGTTGGAGAATATTAGGGGCATTAGTAACAACATTTACTCTTGGTATTTGTTACCCGTGGGCGTTATGCATGGTCTATGGGTGGAGAATAAACCATACAGTCATTGAAGGGAGAAGGCTTAAATTTACAGGTTCAGCAGTAGGGCTTTTTGGAAATTGGATAAAGTGGTTATTATTAAGCATTATCACACTTGGGATATATGGTTTATGGGTAGGTATTTCGTTAGAAAAATGGAAAGTTAAGCATACAATATTTGCAAATTAA
- a CDS encoding Kelch repeat-containing protein, whose protein sequence is MKKYGRILGLIMLVPLMMINSLSVLGAEGEPLGTWETKVSMPTSRRRLGVIKSNNKVYAIGGSNGTFLDLVEEYDPVTGLWTTKASMPTAREDFGVGEVNGKIYAIGGYVGPSSYLATVEEYDPETDTWTSKTSMPTARQSVRVAVVNNRIYTIGGTNGSYLATVEEYDPETDTWTSKTSMPLASVGLGVAVVNNKIYAIGGGATGGAYLATVEEYNPITDTWTSKSSMSKKRSYFGVTEMNGKVFAMGGFDGSSNLDLVEEYDPVTDIWTTKANIPTARRFFDAVTLNDKIYAIGGYDTGYLATVEVFTPPNDGVTVPLNLTATASSNSITLNWDAVTDADSYTILRSTTSGSIDTVIATDVTDTTYTDTNVATGVTYYYVVRAVKNGAESADSNIASAMIEVSNNRALLLIKLLDENDKEYDLAMSDVDTFMNWYFNRGIGQGPVYYAFTKDYNTGPYISRKEYILYDKIICIEVNEYTK, encoded by the coding sequence ATGAAAAAATATGGAAGAATATTAGGTTTGATAATGCTTGTACCTTTAATGATGATTAACTCACTTTCGGTGTTAGGTGCTGAAGGTGAACCTTTAGGAACTTGGGAAACAAAAGTAAGTATGCCAACTTCAAGAAGAAGGTTAGGGGTAATAAAATCTAATAATAAGGTATATGCTATAGGTGGATCTAATGGGACTTTTTTAGACCTAGTGGAGGAGTATGACCCGGTAACAGGTTTATGGACAACAAAAGCAAGTATGCCAACAGCAAGGGAGGATTTTGGTGTTGGAGAAGTTAATGGCAAGATATATGCTATAGGTGGATATGTTGGTCCATCTAGTTATCTAGCTACAGTGGAAGAATATGATCCAGAAACAGATACGTGGACGTCAAAGACTAGCATGCCAACAGCAAGACAAAGTGTAAGAGTAGCAGTAGTTAATAATAGAATATATACAATAGGAGGAACTAATGGTAGCTATCTAGCCACAGTAGAAGAATATGACCCAGAAACAGATACGTGGACATCAAAGACTAGTATGCCATTAGCAAGTGTAGGTTTAGGAGTAGCAGTAGTCAATAATAAAATATACGCAATAGGTGGAGGAGCTACAGGAGGTGCTTATCTAGCTACAGTAGAAGAGTATAATCCCATAACAGATACATGGACGTCAAAGTCAAGTATGTCCAAAAAAAGAAGTTACTTTGGAGTTACAGAAATGAACGGTAAAGTATTTGCAATGGGTGGATTTGATGGTAGTAGTAACCTAGATTTAGTAGAGGAATATGACCCAGTAACAGACATATGGACAACAAAAGCTAATATACCGACGGCTAGACGTTTCTTTGATGCAGTGACATTAAACGATAAGATATATGCTATAGGTGGATATGATACGGGTTATTTAGCTACAGTAGAAGTTTTTACACCACCTAATGATGGAGTTACCGTACCTTTAAATTTAACAGCAACAGCTTCATCTAACTCCATAACTCTTAATTGGGATGCTGTTACAGATGCAGATAGTTACACTATATTAAGATCAACAACTTCCGGTTCTATCGATACAGTCATAGCAACGGATGTAACAGATACAACATACACTGACACAAATGTAGCTACTGGTGTGACGTATTATTATGTTGTACGAGCAGTAAAAAACGGAGCAGAAAGTGCTGACTCCAATATTGCATCAGCCATGATTGAAGTAAGTAATAATAGAGCACTATTATTAATAAAGCTATTAGATGAAAACGACAAAGAGTATGATCTAGCTATGAGTGACGTAGATACTTTCATGAATTGGTATTTTAATAGAGGTATAGGACAAGGACCAGTTTATTATGCTTTTACAAAAGATTATAATACAGGACCTTATATAAGTAGAAAAGAATATATTTTATATGATAAAATAATATGTATAGAAGTTAATGAGTACACAAAATAA
- a CDS encoding LacI family DNA-binding transcriptional regulator — MCYTIYDLAKECQVSVATVSRVINNSGPVKEKTRQKILKLIKEKNYSPNAFARGLNNISMKTIGIIISDIGNPFFAQIVKSIDSICQKNQYSIILCSTENNSKTERREIEMLMQKQVEGFIIAGSRPVKDENASFLTEVSKKYPIVLINSFIRGGHKMYSVMVDEKKSTYDALSLIISKGHKKIFLLGDTQWKTTVAKINALKDVLKDNGLSFDKEQIINCKYSYSSGMAGVKELLSRNIPFPYTIFCSSDMIAIGAMKELLSHGIKIPEEVAIMGYSNTENSSLTTPSLSTVDQKMHVLGEKAAKIFIDILDDNYPINKKMYSDYRILMREST, encoded by the coding sequence ATGTGCTATACAATATACGACTTAGCTAAAGAATGCCAAGTCTCTGTGGCTACAGTCTCTAGAGTTATTAACAATAGCGGTCCTGTAAAGGAAAAAACAAGACAAAAAATATTAAAACTCATTAAAGAAAAAAATTACTCACCTAACGCCTTCGCTAGAGGTTTAAATAATATAAGTATGAAAACAATCGGTATCATTATATCTGATATAGGAAATCCTTTTTTTGCTCAAATCGTTAAAAGCATTGATTCTATTTGCCAAAAAAATCAATATAGTATTATTCTATGTTCTACTGAGAATAATAGCAAAACTGAAAGACGAGAAATTGAAATGTTGATGCAAAAACAAGTAGAAGGATTTATTATAGCAGGAAGTAGACCTGTAAAAGATGAAAATGCTAGTTTCCTAACAGAAGTAAGTAAAAAATATCCTATTGTTCTTATAAATAGTTTTATAAGAGGTGGACATAAAATGTATTCTGTCATGGTCGATGAAAAAAAATCAACCTATGATGCCCTCTCATTAATCATCTCAAAGGGTCATAAAAAAATCTTCTTATTGGGAGATACTCAATGGAAAACCACTGTTGCAAAAATTAATGCCCTCAAAGACGTTTTAAAGGACAATGGGTTAAGCTTTGATAAAGAGCAAATTATCAACTGCAAGTACAGCTATTCTAGCGGTATGGCAGGAGTGAAAGAATTATTAAGCAGGAATATCCCTTTTCCTTATACCATTTTTTGTTCCTCTGATATGATTGCCATTGGCGCTATGAAGGAATTATTATCTCATGGAATAAAAATCCCTGAGGAAGTGGCAATTATGGGTTATAGTAATACTGAGAATTCGTCCTTGACAACGCCATCTTTATCTACAGTAGACCAAAAAATGCACGTATTAGGAGAAAAAGCCGCCAAAATATTTATTGATATTTTAGATGATAATTATCCAATAAACAAAAAAATGTACTCTGATTACAGGATATTAATGAGAGAATCTACCTAA
- a CDS encoding TRAP transporter small permease, with amino-acid sequence MAAIKSGLNKILSYVISLLLIVMTSLVLVQVFTRYILNNPSDFTEELVIIILVWTSFLGAAYAFGSREHMSLIFLRQKLTGTKKVVLSVFIDGLVLLFALYILILGGKDITQEVIDTRTPLLQISKSYIYVCTLVSGIIISFFQVINIIEDLKMTSEKGEK; translated from the coding sequence ATGGCAGCTATAAAATCGGGTTTGAATAAGATATTGTCTTATGTTATATCATTGCTTTTAATCGTGATGACATCTTTGGTATTAGTGCAAGTTTTCACGAGATATATATTAAATAACCCTAGCGATTTTACAGAAGAATTAGTGATAATTATTTTAGTTTGGACGTCTTTTTTGGGAGCAGCTTATGCTTTTGGTTCAAGAGAGCATATGTCCTTGATCTTTCTGAGACAAAAATTAACAGGTACAAAAAAAGTCGTTTTATCTGTATTCATTGATGGGTTAGTTTTATTATTTGCGTTATATATTCTCATATTGGGAGGAAAAGATATTACTCAAGAAGTCATTGACACAAGGACTCCCTTATTACAGATATCAAAGTCATATATATATGTATGTACCTTGGTATCAGGGATCATCATTTCATTTTTTCAGGTTATCAATATAATAGAAGATCTTAAAATGACTTCAGAGAAAGGAGAGAAGTAA
- a CDS encoding Type 1 glutamine amidotransferase-like domain-containing protein, protein MKRIIAIGGGEIRYDETLAIDKEIVLAANKEVPEILFIPTASGEPQGYVESIQKLYGQKLGCKVKTLYLLNNQTSSDEAREMILNTDIIYVGGGNTKRMLQVWKQYSVDKSLKEAYEKGVVLSGLSAGSICWFESGQSDSNTYEQGVKSPYIRLKALGLIPGLHCPHYNEDNRLEEFDKMVQESSEVGIAIENNCAIDFKSDEFRIIKSDKSSKAYRIYKVEDNLIHDELTNINEYKSIDRLFNIN, encoded by the coding sequence TTGAAAAGAATTATAGCAATTGGCGGAGGAGAAATAAGATATGATGAAACACTTGCTATTGATAAGGAAATTGTATTGGCAGCTAACAAGGAAGTACCTGAAATACTTTTTATACCAACTGCAAGTGGTGAACCACAGGGATATGTTGAAAGTATTCAAAAGTTATACGGTCAAAAACTCGGTTGCAAAGTAAAGACGTTATATCTTTTAAACAATCAAACATCTAGTGATGAAGCAAGGGAAATGATATTAAATACAGATATAATTTATGTAGGTGGTGGTAACACGAAACGTATGCTACAAGTATGGAAACAATATTCAGTAGATAAATCTTTAAAAGAAGCATATGAGAAAGGCGTAGTATTAAGCGGATTAAGCGCAGGTTCAATTTGTTGGTTTGAGAGTGGTCAAAGTGATTCAAATACATATGAGCAAGGTGTGAAATCACCTTATATTAGACTAAAAGCCTTAGGTTTAATACCAGGATTACATTGTCCACATTATAATGAGGATAATCGTTTAGAAGAATTTGATAAGATGGTTCAAGAGTCATCTGAAGTTGGTATAGCTATAGAAAATAATTGTGCAATTGATTTTAAGAGTGATGAATTTAGGATTATTAAGTCAGATAAATCATCAAAGGCTTATAGGATATATAAAGTTGAAGATAACCTTATACATGATGAACTAACTAATATTAATGAATATAAAAGTATTGATAGACTTTTCAATATAAATTAA
- a CDS encoding patatin-like phospholipase family protein, with amino-acid sequence MRIGLVLSGGGGKGAYQIGAWKAFEEFNLKFDVVAGTSIGAINTLLMASVDVNKAADIWLNMEQKIGIQSSELMSKLTLQDYNSVYTAFMDPSYCEQLVSSASKFDETCIQDGIYKLLNTANKYENFYVCSTQVSKTPTAEFFNIMKMDKEKAKNAILSSTSIPGIFSAVYIGNHYYVDGGVTNNVPLEPVIQSDCDLIIAIVLDLKDMNLLKINSAVPIVPIIPSQSLGDFKTGVLNLKKADVEMKMSLGYTDTTKLLSSLKTFI; translated from the coding sequence ATGAGAATAGGATTAGTCTTATCAGGTGGTGGTGGAAAGGGAGCTTATCAAATAGGTGCGTGGAAAGCTTTTGAGGAGTTTAATCTAAAATTTGATGTTGTAGCAGGAACATCCATTGGTGCTATAAATACATTACTAATGGCATCCGTTGACGTTAACAAAGCAGCAGATATTTGGCTCAACATGGAACAAAAGATAGGCATTCAATCCTCAGAACTTATGTCAAAATTAACGTTACAGGATTATAATTCTGTATATACTGCCTTTATGGATCCAAGCTATTGTGAGCAGCTTGTTAGTAGTGCCAGTAAATTTGACGAAACATGCATACAGGATGGGATTTATAAGCTTTTAAATACAGCTAATAAATATGAAAACTTTTATGTTTGTTCCACACAAGTATCCAAAACGCCAACTGCAGAATTCTTTAATATCATGAAAATGGATAAGGAAAAAGCTAAAAATGCTATACTGTCCTCAACGTCCATACCTGGAATATTTAGTGCTGTATACATTGGTAATCATTATTATGTTGATGGTGGGGTTACGAATAATGTACCTCTAGAACCAGTTATACAAAGTGATTGTGACCTGATAATTGCCATTGTATTGGATTTGAAGGATATGAATTTATTAAAAATTAATTCAGCAGTACCAATCGTTCCAATTATACCATCCCAGTCTTTAGGTGATTTTAAAACAGGTGTTTTAAACCTTAAAAAAGCAGATGTTGAAATGAAAATGTCATTAGGGTATACAGACACAACGAAGCTTTTGAGTAGCTTAAAAACTTTTATCTAG
- a CDS encoding glycoside hydrolase family 31 protein has translation MIKKNYNFIFEKYEDNVLEFRLKEGLAVAKVFVLEEDMIRVLLYEQKLKLDKTWLVAPGMEDIEKEGRDRLDISPFTLPKFNYEVDDNSCTIETTKMKVLFNLDGMKATWYYKDGEDEIKFANDRKTQAYNLENSLGEGVYHYLERNLNEQYYGLGEKSGNSDRHGKRYRMMSVDPMGYDAETTDPLYKHIPFYITRNKDTGISFGIFYDNLSTSIFDMGNEMDNYHGKYRMYNAEDGDLDYYIILGPKMKHITQRFSWLTGKTILTPKWSIGYSGSTMSYTDAPNAQEQLQNFVKDCKENDMPCDSFQLSSGYTSIGNKRYVFNWNRDKVPTPKEMAKDFHDNGIRLCANIKPALLIDHPMYGELEQKKMFVQDRSGENTEVAQFWDELGAYIDFTNPMAFNWWKQQVTEKLLEYGIDSTWNDNNEYEIWDAEAKANGFGKEINIGQIRPLQSLLMMKASYEAQKEFAPDLRPYLISRSGCPGMHRYVQTWSGDNRTGYNNLKFNIKMGIGLSLSGVYNIGHDVGGFSGMAPEPELFVRWVQNGIFHPRFTIHSWNDDATVNEPWMYPEMTQFIRSAIKFRTKITPYLYNLVYRAHSYYEPMIRPTFYDFESDKKTFEECDDFMLGEDMLVASVVEKGQFERNVYLPAYDDGWYDFNTGIWYEGGQEVTIPAPLHYTPLLIKAGGIIPINDAEVTFETKGNDERGFMLFPSRGCDESEYSLYEDDGLTNDYRKGIYSFVNVKMTTDKNKVEINIETHGKYELPYKTVKIYLPMLETREVIINGVKKKRENIYKVQL, from the coding sequence ATGATTAAAAAGAATTATAATTTTATTTTTGAAAAATATGAAGATAATGTTTTAGAGTTTAGGTTAAAGGAAGGGCTAGCAGTAGCTAAAGTATTTGTATTAGAAGAGGATATGATAAGAGTTTTATTATATGAACAAAAGCTAAAGCTAGACAAAACTTGGCTTGTTGCTCCAGGAATGGAAGACATAGAAAAAGAAGGACGAGACAGACTAGATATTTCGCCTTTTACTTTGCCTAAATTTAACTATGAAGTAGACGACAATTCATGTACCATAGAAACCACGAAGATGAAAGTCCTTTTTAATCTAGACGGTATGAAAGCGACTTGGTATTATAAAGATGGTGAAGATGAAATCAAGTTTGCTAATGACAGAAAAACGCAAGCTTATAATTTAGAAAACTCATTAGGTGAAGGTGTATACCATTATTTGGAACGAAACCTAAATGAGCAGTATTATGGGCTAGGTGAAAAATCAGGAAATTCTGATAGGCATGGAAAAAGATATAGAATGATGAGTGTTGATCCGATGGGTTATGATGCTGAAACCACAGACCCATTATACAAACATATTCCATTCTACATAACAAGAAATAAAGACACAGGAATATCCTTTGGTATTTTTTATGACAACTTATCCACATCAATATTTGATATGGGTAATGAAATGGATAACTATCATGGAAAATACAGAATGTATAATGCTGAGGATGGAGACTTAGACTACTACATTATTTTAGGACCTAAGATGAAGCATATAACACAAAGATTTTCTTGGTTGACAGGGAAAACAATACTTACACCAAAGTGGAGTATTGGTTATTCAGGATCAACGATGAGCTATACAGATGCCCCAAATGCTCAAGAACAACTGCAGAATTTTGTTAAAGATTGTAAAGAAAATGATATGCCTTGCGATTCATTCCAACTATCTTCAGGGTATACTTCTATAGGCAATAAGCGATATGTATTCAATTGGAATAGAGATAAGGTACCCACACCAAAAGAAATGGCAAAAGATTTCCATGATAATGGCATAAGACTATGTGCCAATATTAAGCCAGCATTATTAATCGACCACCCCATGTATGGCGAACTTGAACAAAAGAAAATGTTTGTACAAGATAGATCAGGAGAAAATACAGAAGTGGCTCAATTTTGGGATGAACTTGGTGCTTACATAGACTTCACTAATCCAATGGCATTTAATTGGTGGAAGCAGCAAGTCACCGAAAAACTACTAGAGTATGGTATTGATAGTACTTGGAATGATAATAACGAATATGAGATTTGGGATGCAGAGGCTAAGGCAAATGGATTCGGTAAAGAAATAAATATAGGTCAAATTAGGCCTCTTCAATCATTGTTAATGATGAAAGCTTCATATGAAGCACAAAAAGAATTCGCCCCTGATTTAAGACCTTATCTCATATCTAGGTCTGGATGCCCCGGTATGCACAGGTATGTGCAAACATGGTCAGGTGATAATAGAACGGGTTACAATAATTTGAAGTTCAATATTAAAATGGGAATTGGCTTGAGCTTGAGCGGTGTTTATAATATTGGACACGATGTAGGTGGATTCTCAGGAATGGCACCAGAACCGGAATTGTTTGTTAGATGGGTACAAAACGGCATATTCCATCCTAGATTTACGATTCATTCTTGGAATGATGACGCAACTGTAAATGAGCCTTGGATGTATCCAGAAATGACTCAATTTATTAGAAGTGCCATCAAATTTAGAACGAAAATCACACCATATCTTTATAACTTAGTTTATAGAGCCCATAGTTACTATGAACCTATGATTCGACCTACATTCTACGATTTTGAAAGTGACAAAAAGACCTTTGAAGAATGTGATGATTTTATGTTAGGTGAAGATATGCTTGTTGCTTCAGTTGTTGAAAAAGGACAATTTGAAAGAAATGTATATTTACCAGCCTATGATGATGGATGGTACGATTTTAATACAGGTATATGGTATGAGGGTGGTCAGGAAGTGACAATACCTGCACCGCTACACTATACACCATTATTAATAAAAGCTGGCGGTATTATACCTATTAATGATGCAGAAGTAACTTTTGAAACCAAAGGGAATGATGAAAGAGGATTTATGTTATTCCCATCTAGAGGTTGTGATGAAAGTGAATATAGTTTGTATGAAGATGATGGATTAACCAATGATTATAGAAAAGGCATCTATTCATTTGTCAATGTTAAGATGACCACAGATAAGAATAAAGTTGAAATCAATATTGAAACCCATGGCAAATATGAGCTACCCTATAAGACGGTAAAAATCTATCTTCCTATGTTAGAAACAAGAGAAGTCATCATAAATGGCGTGAAAAAGAAACGTGAAAATATTTATAAAGTACAACTGTAA
- a CDS encoding SH3 domain-containing protein — MKKILTLSICLILLVSATSIPVSAAQFATVTADVLNVRSGPGLSHSVIGKLYEGDRVQVLSGSTPSDGYNWVEIWDDNLHGWVAVEYLGPIG, encoded by the coding sequence ATGAAAAAAATACTAACTTTATCAATTTGCTTAATACTGTTAGTTTCAGCAACTTCTATACCAGTATCAGCAGCTCAGTTTGCTACTGTAACTGCTGATGTGTTAAATGTAAGAAGTGGTCCTGGGCTAAGCCACAGTGTTATAGGCAAACTTTATGAAGGAGATAGAGTTCAAGTGCTCTCTGGTTCAACTCCATCTGACGGTTATAATTGGGTTGAAATCTGGGATGATAACCTTCATGGTTGGGTAGCTGTGGAATATTTAGGACCCATAGGATAA